The Anabas testudineus chromosome 14, fAnaTes1.2, whole genome shotgun sequence genome includes a region encoding these proteins:
- the gucy2d gene encoding retinal guanylyl cyclase 1: protein MASHRDPRFLHNLSYHPRWQHDSVQVKRKRLLRTEVTNSYSGCSLFKSSSPSSLLSSRSLSVKPQLPSTPVQCCRNLWGTWFLLPLLMVSFLPCQAWATTFKVALVGPWTCDLLYSKALPDLAARLATTRINKDPYLNKGYWYDYTLINEDCKSSRALARFAELEGFGAAFLGPANPGYCPSAALYAKQWDVGILSWGCLKPNMNGGMYPTFLRPLPLSSHVLFTVLRYFRWAHVAIISEETDIWESTGQELASSLRALGLPVNPVVTMEADKEGPRRALTKVREADRVRVIIMCMPSVLIGGEAQYQLLTTALAMRMIDRGYVFIPYDTLLYSLPYKDAAYYMLGNDTKLRKAYDGVLTITVDSGETNFYEAFKDAQDSYEIRSSTPAEQVSPFFGTIYNMIYYIAMATEQARAKGGRWVTGQILGDSEGNFEFEGFNQPVRAGRNGEGMQVSYVVLDYSGLGNSLYSTHALNAAHTDGKTGGVKYLGRSIHFAGSTPYRDSTCWFSPYFACSGGMDTVTFFFLCLLFISLAGIGANIFIHLKRGGRVGFSFGGGGNGGLKKIVLTLDDLVFINTQISKRKLTDESILKSQLDMKTPHHSVSGRSYLASTPDSSNVAVFEGDWVWLKKCPSGSVSSVNGSAELVFVKLRDMRHENINLFLGLFFDSGIFGVVTEHCSRGSLEDLLSNEDVRLDWMFKSSLLMDLIRGMKYLHNRDIIHGRLKSRNCMVDGRFVLKVTDYGFNEIMIAQSIDNDEEKPEDLLWTAPELLRSSSLRRRGTYLGDVYSFAIIVQEVISRSAPFCMLDMPPKEIINKIKEPPPLCRPVVSVDEAPLDVIQVMKQAWSEEPEKRLTFEDIFKRFKSITKGKKTNIIDSMLRMLEQYSSNLEDLIRERTEELEVERQKTDNLVAQMLPKSVAQALKTGKPVKPEHFKEVTLYFSDIVGFTTISALSEPIEVVDLLNDLYSLFDAIIGLHDVYKVETIGDAYMVASGVPTRNGNRHAAEMANMSLDILHCIGTFKMRHMPELKVRIRIGLHSGPVVAGVVGLTMPRYCLFGDTVNTASRMESTGLPYRIHVNQSTVDVLNSLKLGYKIQVRGLTELKGKGIENTYWLVGREDFQKPLPIPPDLQGGSNHGISLEEIPVDRRQKFLDRQKRMG, encoded by the exons ATGGCAAGTCACAGAGACCCTCGATTTCTGCACAACCTGTCTTACCACCCGCGATGGCAGCATGATTCAGTgcaagtgaaaagaaaaagactatTAAGGACAGAGGTTACAAATAGTTACAGTGGGTGTAGTCTGTTTaaatcatcatcaccatcatcattattGTCATCAAGATCATTGTCAGTAAAACCACAGTTGCCATCAACCCCTGTTCAGTGCTGTAGGAACTTATGGGGGACCTGGTTTCTTCTGCCCTTACTCATGGTCTCATTTCTGCCCTGTCAAGCCTGGGCGACGACCTTCAAAGTGGCTCTGGTTGGACCCTGGACATGTGATCTCTTATACTCCAAAGCTCTCCCTGACTTGGCAGCACGTCTCGCCACAACCCGCATAAACAAAGACCCATACCTCAACAAAGGCTACTGGTATGACTACACATTGATCAATGAGGATTGCAAGTCATCGCGCGCCCTTGCTCGCTTTGCTGAGCTGGAAGGTTTTGGTGCAGCTTTTCTTGGTCCTGCCAACCCAGGTTATTGTCCCTCAGCAGCGTTGTATGCAAAACAATGGGATGTTGGGATTCTTTCTTGGGGTTGCCTGAAGCCCAACATGAATGGAGGGATGTACCCCACTTTCCTGAGGCCACTGCCACTATCGTCACATGTACTTTTCACTGTGTTGCGATACTTCAGATGGGCCCATGTGGCTATAATCTCAGAAGAGACGGACATATGGGAGTCTACAGGGCAGGAGCTGGCCTCTTCACTGAGGGCCCTTGGCCTGCCTGTGAACCCTGTGGTCACGATGGAGGCTGATAAAGAAGGACCGCGCAGAGCCCTGACAAAAGTACGAGAAGCAGACCGGGTCAGAG tgATCATCATGTGCATGCCTTCTGTCCTGATCGGTGGTGAAGCCCAGTACCAACTTTTGACAACAGCATTGGCCATGCGCATGATCGATCGTGGCTATGTGTTCATCCCCTATGACACCCTCCTCTACTCATTACCATACAAAGATGCAGCCTATTATATGCTAGGCAATGACACAAAATTGCGGAAAGCCTATGATGGGGTCCTCACAATCACTGTGGACTCTGGAGAAACCAATTTCTATGAGGCCTTCAAAGACGCTCAAGACAGCTATGAAATCCGGAGCAGTACCCCAGCAGAGCAG GTTTCTCCATTTTTTGGCACCATCTACAACATGATATACTACATAGCTATGGCTACTGAGCAGGCGCGTGCCAAAGGAGGCCGCTGGGTAACCGGTCAGATCCTGGGGGACAGTGAGGGCAACTTTGAATTTGAAGGCTTTAATCAGCCCGTGAGGGCCGGCAGGAATGGTGAAGGCATGCAGGTTTCCTATGTGGTACTGGACTACAGTGGCTTGGGGAACTCTCTCTACTCCACTCATGCTCTGAATGCAGCTCATACAGATGGCAAGACAGGGGGCGTGAAATACCTCGGCAGATCGATTCATTTTGCAGGCAGCACACCCTACAGAGACTCAACTTGCTGGTTTAGCCCTTACTTTGCCTGTTCTGGAG GCATGGACACAgtcactttcttctttctttgccttCTGTTCATTTCATTGGCTGGAATCGGAGCTAACATCTTCATTCACTTAAA GAGAGGTGGCAGGGTTGGTTTCAGCTTTGGAGGTGGTGGTAATggtggattaaaaaaaatagtccTGACGTTGGATGACCTGGTTTTCATCAACACTCAAATCAGCAAAAGG AAGCTTACTGATGAAAGTATCCTGAAAAGCCAACTGGATATGAAGACGCCCCACCACTCTGTGTCTGGTCGCAGCTACTTGGCTTCAACACCAGACAGCTCCAATGTTGCCGTGTTTGAG GGTGACTGGGTTTGGTTGAAGAAATGTCCCAGTGGATCAGTATCATCTGTCAATGGCAGCGCTGAGCTTGTCTTTGTTAAG CTCAGAGACATGAGGCACGAGAACATCAATCTGTTCCTGGGACTATTCTTTGATTCTGGGATCTTTGGTGTTGTGACTGAACACTGCTCCAGGGGCAGCTTGGAGGATTTGCTCAGTAACGAGGATGTGCGCCTTGACTGGATGTTCAAGTCTTCCCTGTTAATGGATCTGATCCGG GGAATGAAGTACCTCCACAACCGGGACATCATCCATGGACGGCTCAAATCCCGTAACTGTATGGTAGATGGGCGCTTTGTGTTAAAGGTGACAGATTATGGATTCAATGAAATTATGATTGCCCAAAGCATTGACAATGACGAGGAAAAGCCAGAGG atCTCCTTTGGACAGCTCCTGAGCTGTTGCGAAGTTCTAGTCTGAGGCGGAGGGGTACTTACTTAGGTGATGTCTACAGCTTTGCCATCATTGTGCAGGAAGTCATCTCTCGCTCTGCACCTTTCTGCATGCTGGACATGCCTCCCAAAG aGATTATCAACAAGATCAAAGAGCCTCCTCCTTTGTGTCGGCCCGTTGTGTCAGTGGATGAGGCCCCACTGGATGTGATACAGGTCATGAAACAGGCGTGGAGTGAAGAGCCAGAGAAGAGGCTGACCTTTGAGGACATCTTCAAACGG TTCAAGAGCATCACTAAGGGTAAAAAGACCAACATCATTGACTCGATGCTGCGAATGTTGGAACAGTACTCATCCAATCTGGAGGATCTGAtcagagagaggacagaggagctggaggtgGAGAGACAGAAGACCGACAACCTGGTGGCTCAGATGTTGCCCAA GTCTGTGGCTCAAGCACTGAAGACAGGCAAGCCTGTCAAGCCTGAACATTTTAAGGAGGTCACTCTATACTTCAGTGACATTGTGGGCTTCACCACCATCTCAGCGCTCAGCGAGCCCATCGAGGTGGTCGACCTACTCAATGACCTCTACTCACTCTTTGATGCTATCATTGGACTGCATGATGTCTACAAG GTGGAAACTATTGGAGATGCCTACATGGTAGCCTCAGGAGTGCCCACTAGGAATGGTAACCGTCACGCAGCTGAGATGGCCAACATGTCTCTTGACATCCTCCACTGCATTGGCACCTTTAAGATGAGGCACATGCCTGAACTAAAAGTCCGAATCCGTATTGGCCTGCACTCAG GCCCAGTCGTGGCAGGAGTAGTGGGTCTTACAATGCCTCGGTACTGTCTGTTTGGCGACACTGTCAACACAGCATCACGAATGGAGTCCACAGGGTTGC CTTACAGAATCCATGTCAACCAAAGCACAGTTGATGTCCTGAACAGCTTGAAGCTGGGATACAAAATTCAAGTCAGAGGTCTGACAGAgttaaag GGAAAAGGTATTGAGAACACATACTGGTTGGTTGGGAGAGAAGATTTCCAAAAGCCTCTGCCTATTCCTCCAGACCTTCAAGG GGGAAGCAATCATGGTATAAGTTTAGAGGAGATACCTGTTGACAGAAGACAAAAATTCCTGGATCGACAGAAGAGAATGGGCTAG
- the slc12a9 gene encoding solute carrier family 12 member 9 yields MSNERTPLITSGVCGLSVATVACGAASDTTPDSGSGTPTKGPRKLNTFFGVMVPTILSMFSIVLFLRTGFVVGHAGLLQGLLMVIVAYTIISLTILSICAISTNGAIQGGGAYYMISRSLGPEFGGSIGLMFFLAKVFACGEYVLGLVEAILDVFGSDPESSVSEGVRVLPQGYWYTVLYSSVILLLCLLVCLVGAHIYSRTAFVILLVVTVSLLTIFISFVAVKPRDFIITHQGPGNQTLRYNTSYTGFSASTLRNNLGSGYSLDYSTNSVMSFATVFAVMFTSCTGIMAGANMSGELKTPSVSIPKGTIVAVIYTFTVYVLLFILVSATCDRTLLIQDYGFFQKINIWSPFVTIGIYCASLSAAMCAMIGASRILHALALDHLFGLPLAPAAITSSSGNPWVAVLYTWGLAQCVVFAGQLNAVAGLVTVFYLLAYAAVDLACLALEWASAPNFRPTFQLFSWHTCLLGILSCLVMMFVINPVYSSGSIVLLLLLLLFLHYRSATSSWGYISQALIFHQVRKYLLMLDVRKDHVKFWRPQVLLMVANPRSSCQLILFVNQLKKGGLYVLGHVQLGDLDALPSDPVQQQYNFWLSLVDKLGVKAFVDLTLSPSVRQGTQHLLRITGLGGMKPNTLILGFYDSCTPEDFFLQDTAFCDSSIEQSSEGEYNFGVDLPSLQAHFPPVRHVESPRWLSPEEYVGIISDALKMNKNVCLGRYFFQLEGEGKDSKVDGSERTIDVWPLNLLQPSSSDYEDVCSLFLLQMACVLNMSSKWRHAKMRIFLNVETESNDQGWVVNEETFRELLRKLRIRASIKIVPWDSVLQHHTKPNGEPTQALSEDFLSAVNCMLMEHSSQAAVRFLYLPRPPAHHSQAQQYITQLEAVTNSLGPTLLIHGVTPVTYTDL; encoded by the exons ATGTCAAACGAACGCACACCTCTGATCACCTCCGGCGTGTGTGGTCTGTCTGTGGCCACAGTCGCGTGCGGCGCAGCGTCAGACACCACCCCTGACTCCGGCTCTGGGACTCCAACTAAAGGCCCCCGAAAACTGAACACGTTTTTCGGGGTGATGGTGCCGACCATCCTCTCTATGTTCAGCATTGTTCTGTTCCTGAGAACAG GGTTTGTGGTTGGTCACGCAGGGCTGTTACAGGGTCTCTTAATGGTAATTGTTGCTTACACCATTATATCTCTTACAATACTGTCCATCTGTGCCATTTCTACCAACGGTGCAATACAAGGCGGCGGAGCCTACT ACATGATAAGTCGGTCTTTGGGTCCAGAGTTTGGAGGAAGTATTGGTCTGATGTTCTTCCTGGCCAAAGTGTTTGCATGTGGAGAATATGTCCTTGGTCTTGTGGAGGCCATACTTGATGTGTTTGGTTCAGATCCTG AGTCGTCTGTGTCGGAGGGAGTGCGGGTGCTTCCTCAGGGTTACTGGTACACTGTGCTGTACTCCTCAGTAAtccttcttctctgtctgcttgtgtgtctgGTGGGCGCCCACATCTATTCCCGCACCGCCTTCGTCATTTTGCTGGTGGTCACCGTATCCTTGCTGACCATCTTCATCAGTTTTGTGGCCGTCAAACCACGAGACTTTATCATCACCCACCAGGGACCTGGCAACCAAACCCTCCGCTACAACACCAGCTATACAGGTTTCAGCGCCAGCACACTGAGGAACAACCTGGGCT ctggtTACTCTTTGGACTACAGCACCAACTCTGTCATGTCTTTTGCCACTGTGTTTGCCGTCATGTTCACCAGTTGCACCGGCATCATGGCTGGAGCCAACATGTCAG GGGAGCTGAAGACTCCAAGTGTTTCCATCCCTAAAGGCACCATCGTCGCCGTCATTTACACTTTCACAGTTTAcgtcctcctcttcatcctggTCAGCGCCACATGTGACAG GACCCTGTTGATTCAGGATTATGGGTTCTTCCAGAAAATTAACATCTGGTCACCATTCGTCACTATCGGGATATACTGTGCTTCACTGTCAGCTGCAATGTGCGCTATGATTGGAGCATCTCGTATCCTCCACGCTCTCGCTCTGGATCACCTCTTTG GTTTGCCATTAGCCCCTGCTGCAATCACGTCCAGCTCGGGTAATCCATGGGTGGCAGTGCTGTACACGTGGGGACTGGCACAG tgtgtggtGTTTGCAGGCCAGCTCAATGCAGTAGCAGGTCTGGTCACTGTATTCTACTTGCTTGCCTACGCTGCGGTCGACTTGGCCTGTTTGGCTCTCGAGTGGGCGTCAGCACCAAATTTCAG ACCAACCTTCCAGCTGTTCTCCTGGCACACCTGCCTTCTCGGGATTCTGAGCTGTTTAGTCATGATGTTCGTCATTAACCCCGTGTACTCCTCGGGCAGCATCGTCCtcctgttactgctgctgctcttcctccaCTACAGATCAGCTACCAGCAGCTGGGGCTACATCAGCCAGGCGCTCATATTCCACCAG GTGCGGAAGTATCTGCTGATGCTGGACGTGAGGAAAGACCATGTGAAGTTCTGGAGGCCACAGGTGCTGTTAATGGTGGCCAACCCTCGTTCTTCCTGTCAGCTCATCCTGTTTGTGAACCAGCTGAAGAAGGGAGGACTGTATGTGCTCGGCCACGTGCAGCTGGGAGATCTGG aCGCCCTGCCATCAGACCCCGTCCAGCAGCAGTATAACTTCTGGTTGAGCCTAGTTGATAAACTCGGGGTTAAGGCCTTTGTAGACTTGACATTGTCTCCTTCTGTGCGACAGGGAACGCAGCATCTGCTGCGTATCACAGGCCTGG GTGGCATGAAGCCCAACACATTGATTTTAGGTTTCTATGACAGCTGCACTCCTGAGGACTTCTTTCTACAGGACACTGCATTCTGTGACTCATCAATAGAGCAAAGTAGTGAGGGTGAATATAATTTCGGGGTTGACTTGCCTTCATTACAGGCCCACTTCCCACCAGTACGACACGTTGAGAGCCCACGCTGGCTATCACCAGAGGAGTATGTTGGGATCATTTCCGATGCCCTTAAAATGAACAAGAATGTGTGTCTTGGCCGCTATTTCTTCCAGTTAGAGGGGGAAGGTAAAGATAGTAAGGTTGATGGATCAGAGCGGACTATAGATGTGTGGCCTCTCAACCTGCTCCAGCCAAGCAGCAGTGATTATGAGGACGTGTGCAGCCTCTTTCTGCTACAGATGGCCTGTGTACTCAACATGTCCAGCAAATGGCGCCACGCAAAAATGAGAATCTTTCTGAATGTGGAGACCGAGTCCAACGACCAGGGCTGGGTGGTGAATGAAGAGACTTTTCGTGAGTtgctgaggaagctgaggatcAGGGCGTCGATAAAGATTGTGCCGTGGgactctgtgctgcagcaccACACTAAGCCAAATGGGGAGCCAACACAAGCTCTGTCTGAAGACTTCTTGTCCGCGGTGAACTGTATGTTGATGGAGCACAGCTCTCAAGCTGCTGTTCGCTTTCTGTATTTACCTCGACCTCCTGCTCATCACAGCCAAGCACAGCAGTACATAACTCAGCTAGAGGCAGTGACCAATAGTTTAGGACCAACGCTGCTGATTCATGGCGTAACGCCAGTCACATACACAGACCTCTGA
- the si:ch211-284e13.4 gene encoding insulin receptor substrate 1-B: MENQAAEPQNYEDVQKSGYLRKHKSMHRRFFVLRAASEHGLARLEYYENEKKFRSKSPVPKKVVNLETCFNINKRADSKNKYMIVLYTRSESFAIAADSEEVQNEWYQAMLDLQCNCKTPEDYGSSGECSSPSPVPTFKEVWQVKVWPKGLGHARNLVGIYRLCLTDKTVNFVKLNSDVAAVVLQLMNVRRCGHSENFFFIEVGRSAITGPGEFWMQVDDSVVAQNMHETLLEAMKALSEEFRQRSKSQSVGTSCGGGTASNPISVPSRRHHPNLPPSQVGFSRRARTETPGTGSGSTSTSPTSRHGFPRARTASIGARSEESGASAKGTWASSSPSLNGSCSTTPTLRPKPTRAPTPAKITLSLARYTPNPAPSPAPSLSSSSGHGSECGLVGAAVGGMTICSYPRVSQRVSVSGSPSDYGSSDEYGSSPGEHSLLVPSLSGHHVHGEGSSSYIVMGQREGHLGYHHRSKGRRILRRSSSRESEAERRLLSKRASLPLAAHERLTPHRKDEDDEDDEEYTIMSQSANRERADLHHGSGGLPVGGGQLDIAGGNRKRADKSRGEVSAGVAMDSGYMSMLPGVTSPPVSLSLSIDMSDTSAKPGADDEYMAMTPNNSVSPPQHMCQRSSEGYMVMSPNSSSSTDLHGLGIWDSRASMESRAASDYMNISPVSSHSACSTPPSHPEQHQLQPKMFNSYFSLPRAYQHTLYTRFEEDLNKGEAKKDGGHDSAGQGGGVGYSKRNKIAVGSVGGCRLSMSSSSFSSSSASSESLEDKTISAGRGLSLLRTGAEYKSAGTSTKDGRHHQKRGSSSKSPKQQRRDRSLSMSSDITKANTLPRVKENLPPSVSQNVGEYVSIVFKEDNKYDGRRRVGSERGQPVIHGTLRPLNQPLLCHDNPANLPRSFSAPLSTSAEYVSMDLGKSSKPLTPVRSTFSTPQGSLAVSTKARQEHGTSFPLAAEGNVGYRTKAKMVVMPTDVPASFTDSKGSDPSISARPAIHSGQPLPVEQETGLGFSPVKSFQSPERSSRLVRGDQQGRRSHRSETFNSPPSLPRHQPSSTSLFPESSQAASHRHVLDCSLWENEQAASLSATPPPQASTSSTEQGLNYIDLDLAIKDSPQAGVECTSTPYVGGNALGSSAGSSLNTYASIDFCKSEELRAHQNSKKDGQDC, from the exons ATGGAGAACCAAGCAGCCGAGCCGCAGAACTATGAAGATGTACAGAAAAGCGGGTACCTCCGCAAGCATAAATCTATGCACCGGCGATTCTTCGTGCTGAGGGCGGCCTCTGAGCATGGTCTCGCTCGTCTTGAGTATTATGAGAACGAGAAGAAATTCCGCAGTAAATCACCTGTGCCCAAAAAAGTCGTGAACCTGGAGACTTGCTTCAACATCAACAAGCGGGCAGATTCCAAGAACAAGTACATGATCGTCCTTTACACCCGCAGCGAGAGCTTTGCCATCGCTGCGGACAGCGAGGAGGTCCAGAATGAGTGGTACCAGGCGATGCTGGACCTCCAGTGCAACT GTAAAACCCCTGAAGACTATGGCAGTAGTGGAGAGTGTAGCTCTCCGTCGCCTGTTCCAACCTTCAAAGAAGTATGGCAGGTCAAGGTTTGGCCTAAAGGTCTTGGACATGCAAGGAACTTAGTGGGCATCTACCGGCTGTGCCTAACTGACAAAACCGTCAACTTTGTCAAACTCAACTCTGATGTGGCCGCTGTGGTGTTGCAGCTGATGAACGTTCGCAGGTGTGGCCATTCAGAGAATTTCTTCTTCATTGAGGTGGGTCGCTCAGCGATTACTGGACCTGGAGAGTTCTGGATGCAGGTGGATGACTCTGTTGTGGCTCAGAACATGCATGAGACCCTACTGGAGGCCATGAAGGCTTTAAGTGAGGAGTTTCGTCAGCGCAGTAAATCTCAGTCCGTGGGAACATCATGTGGAGGTGGTACTGCTTCGAACCCTATCAGTGTCCCGAGTCGTCGTCATCATCCAAACCTGCCACCAAGCCAGGTTGGCTTTTCCAGACGAGCCCGCACAGAGACACCTGGAACAGGAAGTGGCAGCACAAGCACTTCACCTACGTCACGCCATGGGTTTCCGAGGGCGCGAACAGCCAGCATCGGGGCCAGGTCGGAAGAGAGTGGAGCTAGTGCCAAAGGGACATGGGCCAGCTCTAGCCCAAGTCTTAATGGATCCTGCTCAACTACACCAACTCTAAGGCCCAAGCCCACCAGAGCCCCTACCCCTGCTAAGATTACCCTCAGCCTTGCACGTTACACACCTAACCCTGCTCCCTCTCCTGCCCCAAGTCTATCCTCCAGCTCTGGTCATGGCTCAGAATGTGGCCTAGTGGgagcagcagtgggaggcaTGACGATCTGCTCCTACCCTCGTGTTTCTCAGAGAGTTTCTGTTTCAGGTTCACCAAGCGACTATGGATCCTCAGATGAGTACGGCTCCAGTCCTGGGGAACACTCTCTCCTAGTACCCAGTCTGTCTGGACACCATGTACACGGAGAAGGCTCCTCTAGCTATATAGTCATGGGACAGCGAGAAGGACACCTTGGTTACCATCATCGGTCCAAAGGAAGACGGATTCTGCGGCGCTCATCCAGTCGTGAATCCGAGGCAGAACGCAGACTACTTAGTAAGAGGGCTTCCCTGCCTCTGGCTGCCCACGAACGACTTACCCCTCAtagaaaagatgaagatgatgaagatgatgaagaatatACCATCATGTCACAGAGTGCAAATAGAGAGAGAGCTGATTTGCACCATGGCTCAGGGGGTCTGCCAGTTGGAGGTGGGCAGCTTGACATAGCAGGGGGAAATAGGAAGAGAGCTGACAAAAGCAGGGGAGAAGTGAGTGCAGGAGTAGCCATGGATAGTGGCTATATGTCAATGCTGCCTGGAGTGACGTCTCCACctgtttcactttctctctccataGATATGTCTGACACTAGTGCTAAACCTGGGGCAGATGATGAGTATATGGCAATGACGCCCAACAATAGTGTGTCCCCCCCGCAGCATATGTGCCAGCGTAGCTCTGAGGGCTACATGGTCATGTCTCCCAAtagcagcagctccacagacCTGCATGGACTGGGCATATGGGATAGTAGGGCCAGCATGGAGAGCCGGGCAGCCAGTGACTACATGAACATCTCACCTGTCAGCAGCCACTCCGCCTGCAGCACGCCACCTTCCCACCCCGAGCAGCACCAACTGCAACCAAAAATGTTCAATTCCTATTTTTCCCTGCCACGAGCTTATCAACACACTCTTTACACTCGCTTTGAGGAGGACTTAAACAAAGGGGAAGCAAAAAAGGACGGTGGGCATGATAGTGCTGGACAAGGAGGAGGAGTTGGATACAGCAAGAGAAACAAAATTGCAGTGGGTTCAGTAGGAGGCTGCAGACTCTCAatgtcttcctcttctttctcctccagctctgccagCAGTGAAAGCCTAGAAGACAAGACCATATCGGCGGGGAGAGGGTTAAGTTTATTAAGAACTGGAGCAGAGTACAAGAGTGCAGGAACATCAACAAAAGATGGGCGTCACCATCAAAAACGTGGGTCAAGTAGTAAGAGCCCAAAACAACAGAGGAGGGACCGTTCCCTCAGTATGTCTTCAGACATTACTAAAGCAAACACCCTGCCCAGGGTGAAGGAGAATCTTCCACCATCTGTGTCTCAAAACGTTGGTGAGTATGTCAGTATTGTGTTCAAAGAAGACAATAAGTATGATGGAAGACGACGTGTGGGGTCTGAACGTGGACAACCTGTAATCCATGGAACCCTCCGGCCTTTGAATCAACCACTCCTCTGCCACGATAATCCTGCTAACCTTCCTCGTAGCTTCTCTGCACCGTTGTCCACCTCTGCTGAATATGTCAGCATGGATTTAGGGAAGTCCTCAAAACCGTTGACACCTGTTAGGTCCACATTCAGCACCCCACAGGGCTCACTAGCTGTTTCCACCAAGGCTCGACAGGAACACGGCACATCCTTTCCTCTGGCAGCAGAGGGTAACGTGGGGTacagaacaaaagcaaagaTGGTAGTAATGCCAACAGATGTACCTGCTTCGTTTACAGACAGCAAAGGTTCAGACCCCAGCATTTCAGCAAGACCTGCCATTCACTCTGGTCAACCCTTACCTGTAGAACAGGAGACAGGTTTAGGTTTTTCCCCAGTCAAGTCCTTCCAGTCTCCTGAGCGAAGCAGCAGATTGGTTCGAGGTGACCAGCAGGGACGGCGAAGCCACCGCTCTGAGACTTTTAACTCACCTCCCTCTTTACCACGCCACCAACCCTCTTCTACCTCGCTTTTCCCAGAGAGCAGCCAGGCAGCGAGTCATCGGCATGTTTTGGACTGCTCACTGTGGGAGAACGAGCAGGCAGCTAGTTTGTCTGCCACACCTCCACCACAAGCCTCCACCTCATCCACTGAACAAGGCCTTAACTATATTGACCTTGACTTGGCCATTAAAGATAGCCCTCAAGCCGGCGTGGAGTGTACCTCTACTCCATATGTCGGAGGAAACGCTTTGGGTAGCAGTGCTGGCTCCAGCCTCAATACTTACGCCAGTATTGATTTCTGTAAATCAGAAGAACTGAGAGCACACCAGAACAGTAAAAAGGATGGTCAAG ATTGTTAA
- the hsd20b2 gene encoding very-long-chain 3-oxoacyl-CoA reductase, with amino-acid sequence MSFTDVLTITGGVIVVFYLLKLLWTCWYGLQEYFVSEIWKVDLRRYGQWAVVTGATSGIGKAYASELARRGLDVVLISRCGDKLQKVAKEIEDQYGQKTCTIQADFTDGHSIYPTIAKELQSLDIGILVNNVGMTYSDHFAYFLEIPDADQKITQVINCNILSVPQMTRMVLPGMVERGTGLIINISSQVGIHPQPLLSLYCASKIFVTYFSQCLHAEYKSKGITVQCVAPFMVSTNMTKNMKVNCLVKSTSGYVREALNTVGYSSYTSGCLSHALQSMVLTVLLPDQIRMSSFLIEKLQNFAEISKHEIGSEENDKFREKEE; translated from the exons ATGTCATTCACTGATGTACTGACCATCACTGGGGGGGTTATCGTTGTTTTCTACCTGCTAAAACTATTGTGGACATGTTGGTATGGACTCCAAGAGTATTTTGTGTCAGAGATCTGGAAAGTGGATTTAAGGCGATATGGGCAATGGGCag TTGTCACGGGTGCCACATCTGGAATTGGTAAAGCTTATGCCAGTGAG CTAGCACGGAGAGGTCTGGATGTTGTTTTGATTAGCCGATGTGGTGATAAGCTTCAAAAGGTTGCCAAAGAAATCG AGGATCAGTACGGACAAAAGACTTGTACCATCCAAGCGGACTTCACAGACGGCCACAGTATTTACCCCACTATAGCCAAAGAGCTTCAAAGCCTGGATATTGGAATTCTGG TTAACAATGTAGGAATGACCTATTCTGATCATTTTGCTTATTTTCTGGAAATACCAGATGCAGACCAG AAAATCACTCAGGTTATCAACTGCAACATATTGTCTGTCCCTCAG ATGACCAGGATGGTTCTTCCAGGCATGGTTGAGAG AGGGACAGGGCTCATCATTAATATCTCCTCTCAAGTGGGCATCCATCCACAACCTTTATTGTCCCTCTATTGTGCCTCTAAG atttttgtaACGTATTTCTCTCAGTGTCTGCATGCTGAGTACAAGTCAAAGGGAATTACTGTTCAG TGTGTGGCCCCCTTCATGGTGTCAACCAACatgacaaaaaacatgaaagtcAACTGCCTTGTGAAGAGTACGTCAGGGTACGTCCGTGAAGCTTTGAACACTGTGGGATACTCCAGCTACACCAGCGGCTGCCTGTCCCACGCCCTCCAG AGCATGGTTCTCACTGTACTCCTGCCAGATCAGATCCGTATGTCGTCCTTTCTCATTGAAAAGCTACAAAACTTTGCAGAAATAAGTAAACATGAAATAGGCTCTGAGGAAAATGATAAgttcagagaaaaagaagagtaa